In a single window of the Bradyrhizobium sp. ORS 285 genome:
- a CDS encoding ABC transporter substrate-binding protein — MKSISMKYVCVLAFCIAAMVSATGGVCAGEVVPGATLQIGAGGSDITTLDPHRATTSTDKPLIGLMFNGLVRFKPGSADPKDLEPDLAERWETSADGRVWTFFIRKGVKFHGDWGSLTADDVVYSLTRAADPNRSSFAADFAAMDSIEKVDEATIRITLKYPDPNFLGRLSNYHGGNILCKRAVEELGGKFASNPVGTGPFAFAEHETQRHVKLVANEGYFRGRPQISTIMYRTIPSDSARELAFSSGELDVIQGRREQRWVDTTRQRSNMVVDVFRPGEFRTLHINSSIPPLDDIRVRQAIAAAVNLDDLVQFVGKSVSLKGCSVVPPGYIGEDCSSGPYAYDPVKAKALLADAGYANGLTLKVVVSNISAILPTMEIIQRQLAKVGIKLDMSVVDHATYQSQIRGNASALVFYGAARFPVADTYLTEFYHSSSSIGKPTAVANFSHCEVADAEIQAARVEGSVERQQELWKEAQRKVHEAVCSVPLFELQQVWGHSKRVNYGYELKGAMNLAPPITEETTLMPR, encoded by the coding sequence ATGAAGTCCATCTCTATGAAATATGTCTGTGTACTGGCATTCTGCATCGCCGCCATGGTGAGTGCGACCGGTGGTGTGTGCGCGGGGGAAGTGGTGCCTGGGGCCACCCTGCAAATCGGTGCTGGAGGATCAGACATCACCACGCTCGATCCGCATCGTGCGACGACCAGCACCGACAAGCCCCTGATCGGCTTGATGTTCAACGGCCTGGTCCGGTTCAAGCCCGGGAGCGCAGACCCTAAGGATCTCGAGCCCGATCTCGCCGAGCGCTGGGAAACCTCCGCAGACGGCCGAGTCTGGACCTTCTTCATTCGAAAGGGCGTCAAGTTCCATGGCGACTGGGGCAGCCTCACCGCAGATGATGTCGTCTACTCGCTCACGCGTGCCGCAGACCCCAACCGCTCGAGCTTCGCTGCAGACTTCGCGGCAATGGACAGCATCGAGAAGGTCGACGAGGCGACGATCCGCATCACGCTGAAATATCCGGATCCGAATTTCCTCGGCCGCTTGTCGAATTATCACGGCGGAAACATCCTCTGCAAACGAGCAGTCGAGGAGCTCGGCGGCAAGTTTGCCTCCAACCCGGTCGGTACAGGTCCGTTTGCGTTTGCGGAGCACGAGACTCAGCGGCATGTAAAGCTGGTTGCAAACGAGGGCTATTTCCGCGGCCGCCCGCAGATCAGCACTATCATGTACCGTACGATCCCCTCCGACAGCGCTCGCGAGCTCGCCTTTTCGTCCGGAGAGCTCGACGTCATTCAAGGCCGTCGCGAGCAGCGCTGGGTCGATACGACCCGGCAGCGCAGCAACATGGTCGTTGATGTCTTCCGTCCCGGAGAGTTTCGGACGCTTCACATCAACAGCAGCATTCCGCCGCTCGACGACATCAGGGTCCGGCAGGCAATCGCCGCTGCGGTCAATCTCGACGACCTTGTGCAGTTTGTCGGCAAGAGCGTCAGCCTGAAAGGTTGCTCGGTGGTTCCCCCAGGCTATATCGGAGAGGACTGTTCGTCCGGGCCTTATGCTTACGATCCGGTCAAGGCCAAGGCGCTCTTGGCCGACGCTGGCTACGCGAATGGCCTGACGCTCAAGGTCGTGGTGTCCAACATCTCGGCTATCCTGCCGACAATGGAAATCATTCAGCGCCAGCTCGCGAAGGTGGGGATCAAGCTCGATATGAGCGTAGTCGATCACGCGACCTATCAGAGCCAGATCCGCGGCAATGCCAGCGCTCTGGTGTTCTATGGCGCGGCCAGATTTCCGGTCGCCGATACGTATCTGACCGAGTTTTATCACTCGAGCTCAAGTATTGGAAAGCCGACGGCCGTTGCCAATTTCTCGCATTGCGAGGTTGCGGATGCAGAGATCCAGGCGGCGCGGGTGGAAGGCAGCGTGGAGCGGCAGCAGGAGCTGTGGAAGGAGGCTCAGCGCAAGGTCCATGAGGCCGTCTGTTCTGTTCCGCTGTTTGAGCTTCAGCAGGTCTGGGGCCACAGCAAGCGCGTCAACTATGGCTATGAGCTCAAAGGAGCCATGAATCTCGCGCCGCCGATCACCGAAGAGACAACGCTTATGCCGCGCTGA
- a CDS encoding LuxR family transcriptional regulator, which translates to MDLFSFIDCANRTQSLADLFDLLVGSAADEGFGQVAYGALNYEETVRLPDHPMPAIALNFPLDWRNHYFEHKYHEIDPVIRRTASHSKPFMWDQLLERRQLHDGERLVLLESREAGLKHGVSVPLFGPSGRISVLSFASRFDDADPVRQLKHLHALACQFHVAFGELAQPAMGKTAIKLSPRERECLAWTAEGKSSWDIGIILKISENTINFHIKKATRKLGTNSRTVAVVRAIRLGLIEVSGLSGPTSPVWTDRTPTGASAGQPPQSDLASTHNE; encoded by the coding sequence ATGGACCTCTTCAGCTTCATCGATTGTGCAAACCGCACACAGTCGTTGGCCGACCTGTTCGATCTGCTCGTCGGTTCTGCGGCCGATGAGGGGTTCGGTCAAGTAGCGTATGGCGCGTTGAACTACGAAGAGACGGTACGTCTGCCAGACCATCCGATGCCGGCCATCGCACTTAACTTCCCGCTCGACTGGCGTAACCATTATTTCGAGCACAAGTATCATGAGATCGACCCGGTCATCAGGCGAACGGCGTCGCACAGCAAGCCATTCATGTGGGATCAACTGCTCGAGCGGCGTCAGCTGCACGACGGTGAGCGATTGGTCCTTCTCGAGAGCCGCGAAGCCGGCCTCAAGCACGGCGTGAGCGTGCCGCTGTTTGGGCCGTCCGGGCGCATCTCCGTTCTATCCTTTGCCTCCCGCTTCGACGACGCCGACCCGGTCCGGCAGTTGAAGCATCTTCACGCACTGGCGTGTCAGTTCCATGTTGCCTTTGGCGAGCTTGCCCAGCCAGCGATGGGCAAGACGGCGATCAAGCTTTCGCCGCGCGAACGCGAATGTCTGGCGTGGACGGCGGAGGGCAAGTCCTCCTGGGACATCGGAATCATTCTCAAGATCAGCGAAAACACGATCAACTTCCACATCAAGAAGGCGACGAGAAAGCTTGGCACGAACAGCCGGACGGTCGCCGTCGTCAGGGCGATACGGCTTGGTTTGATCGAGGTCTCCGGACTATCCGGCCCAACTTCGCCGGTGTGGACGGATAGGACGCCGACTGGAGCCAGTGCCGGTCAGCCGCCCCAATCTGATCTTGCGAGCACCCATAACGAGTAA
- a CDS encoding acyl-homoserine-lactone synthase, whose product MRTVSIRWDTVHRHGEAWISHHRLRYRMFVERQRWSVPHYQGIEYDQFDTPAATYILVVDDHDQALGTARLIPTTRPYMVRSLWPDLVDGSLPHSDAIWEASRFGCDRALSAGKRREVIGQLIQGCQEFGLANGISCYLGVMPSWIFKNVIAAHGCPVRPLGTKLRLEGHDIGAAYIGVSAAILESVRRHTGIPSALNASPSPAGPVSPALSPRLAEDALLAPAEELAYSPDLEGLAGVR is encoded by the coding sequence ATGCGTACCGTTTCAATCAGGTGGGACACCGTCCATCGACATGGCGAAGCGTGGATTTCACATCACCGGCTGCGCTACCGGATGTTCGTCGAGCGCCAGAGGTGGTCCGTGCCTCATTATCAGGGCATCGAATATGATCAGTTCGACACACCGGCAGCCACCTATATTCTGGTCGTCGACGATCACGATCAGGCGCTGGGGACTGCACGGCTGATCCCGACGACACGCCCCTACATGGTCAGATCCTTGTGGCCAGACCTGGTTGACGGCTCGCTGCCGCATTCGGACGCCATCTGGGAAGCATCTCGATTCGGTTGCGATCGTGCGCTGAGCGCCGGCAAACGTCGCGAAGTGATCGGGCAGCTCATCCAGGGCTGCCAGGAATTCGGCCTGGCAAACGGCATCTCATGTTATCTTGGTGTCATGCCCAGCTGGATCTTCAAGAATGTCATCGCCGCCCATGGCTGCCCCGTGAGACCACTGGGCACGAAGCTGCGGTTGGAAGGGCATGACATCGGGGCAGCCTATATCGGCGTATCAGCGGCAATCCTGGAGTCGGTCCGCCGGCATACAGGCATCCCAAGCGCGCTGAACGCGAGTCCTTCTCCTGCTGGGCCTGTCTCACCCGCACTGTCCCCGCGCCTGGCGGAGGACGCCCTATTGGCGCCCGCCGAAGAGCTGGCGTACAGCCCGGACTTGGAAGGCCTCGCGGGAGTTCGGTGA
- a CDS encoding aldo/keto reductase, which produces MSKRKIISPDYIEQACAKSIQNLGVDYIDIFYLHSFPPASITDELLTRLQGMRQRGMFRLLGINTHSEANMRYIADLDGIFDVALIDLNVAQLDRLPVLDYLHKAGVAVIAGTVLAQGHLSGGKIGRPRNKADLWYLARSLLNRDARRLAKAARHLRPALAGIDEMSAAQAAISYVLGLRQVSSCIFGTTRLANLREIAAAPDTRLSAEQTRLIHSAFAGQRAS; this is translated from the coding sequence ATGTCAAAACGCAAGATCATTAGCCCTGACTACATTGAACAAGCGTGCGCGAAGAGCATTCAGAACCTTGGCGTTGACTACATCGATATCTTCTATCTCCACAGCTTTCCGCCAGCTTCCATTACAGACGAGCTGCTGACCAGACTACAAGGGATGCGCCAACGCGGTATGTTCCGCCTCCTGGGGATCAATACGCATTCCGAAGCAAACATGAGATATATTGCCGATCTTGACGGCATCTTTGATGTTGCGCTCATTGATCTCAACGTCGCTCAGCTCGATCGGCTGCCGGTGCTCGACTATCTTCACAAGGCCGGCGTTGCCGTCATCGCCGGTACTGTTCTGGCCCAGGGTCATCTCAGCGGAGGGAAGATCGGCCGGCCCCGCAACAAGGCCGATCTTTGGTACTTGGCCCGTTCTCTGCTGAACAGAGATGCGAGGCGCCTTGCGAAGGCGGCCAGGCACCTCCGACCTGCCCTCGCTGGTATCGACGAAATGTCGGCGGCTCAGGCCGCTATCTCATATGTCTTGGGTCTGAGACAGGTGTCGTCCTGCATCTTCGGGACGACAAGGCTCGCCAATCTCCGGGAGATCGCCGCAGCACCCGACACACGGCTGTCCGCAGAGCAGACGCGCTTGATACATTCGGCGTTCGCAGGGCAGAGAGCTTCTTAG
- a CDS encoding aldo/keto reductase, whose amino-acid sequence MFRVWGNRQFDERDAIKIVHEAVELGINHFDTGHNYCDYNAEPRLGRALADILRRTDRSKIVVSTKAGTLRRKPLLSLRDVKTQDH is encoded by the coding sequence CTGTTCCGGGTTTGGGGAAACCGGCAGTTTGATGAGCGTGACGCGATCAAAATCGTTCATGAGGCGGTCGAGCTCGGAATCAACCATTTCGATACAGGCCACAATTACTGTGACTATAATGCCGAGCCACGTCTTGGTCGGGCCTTAGCAGATATCCTGCGGCGCACAGACCGGTCGAAGATCGTTGTATCCACAAAGGCGGGCACCCTCCGCCGCAAGCCTCTGCTATCGCTCCGGGATGTCAAAACGCAAGATCATTAG
- a CDS encoding DUF2274 domain-containing protein → MAKLKISELPDEKPVKITLELSASVFRDLQAYAAAVGRHSDQPANDLGRLASAMVARFMATDRAFAKSKRIPVPKIK, encoded by the coding sequence ATGGCAAAGCTGAAGATCTCGGAACTTCCCGACGAGAAGCCGGTCAAAATCACGCTGGAGCTGTCTGCAAGCGTGTTTCGCGATCTGCAGGCCTACGCGGCGGCTGTTGGCCGCCATTCAGACCAGCCGGCAAACGATCTCGGTCGTCTAGCCTCCGCAATGGTGGCCCGTTTCATGGCGACCGATCGAGCGTTTGCCAAGTCGAAGCGGATACCAGTCCCCAAGATCAAATGA
- a CDS encoding TrbI/VirB10 family protein: MTGEDVKPAPSQPAFAADKTEQRTKAMRLNGDLPPVTRLSRNVLAGGSAVALLLIGGAVAWTFQTSRTGKSGSAELYSTNHHDIADGISALPRDYANLPRNVPVIGPPLPGDLGKPIVAAQGEAPTAAPDQEQLRHEQERDAARVSRLFATINAHDANGAASAAHAGERTGAVSSPDDAFTQNGQERKLAFVNAPIDRRTTSPDRIGRAASPYVVQAGAVIAGALITGIRSDLPGQITAQVTENVFDSPSGRFLLVPQGARLIGIYDSQVTAGQSRVLLVWTRLIMPNGRSIVLERQQGADAAGYSGLSDEVDNHVRQLVGAALLSTLLSMGSEVNAGANQNTSNAGIIQALRQGFGNAMSRTGQELVGQQMNIQPTLTVRPGFPIRVIVNRDLVLEPYQG; this comes from the coding sequence GTGACTGGCGAGGACGTCAAACCCGCACCCTCACAGCCGGCGTTTGCGGCCGACAAAACGGAACAACGCACCAAGGCCATGCGCCTGAACGGCGATCTCCCACCGGTGACGCGATTGTCGCGCAACGTCCTGGCCGGTGGGAGTGCCGTGGCGCTCCTGTTGATTGGCGGCGCAGTCGCCTGGACATTCCAGACCAGCAGGACAGGCAAATCGGGCTCGGCCGAGCTCTACAGCACGAATCATCACGACATTGCAGACGGGATTTCGGCGCTGCCCCGTGACTACGCCAATCTTCCCAGGAACGTTCCGGTGATTGGGCCGCCGCTGCCCGGCGATCTCGGCAAGCCGATTGTCGCTGCGCAGGGCGAGGCACCTACGGCGGCTCCTGATCAGGAACAGCTCCGCCATGAGCAGGAGCGGGATGCTGCGCGGGTGAGCCGCCTGTTTGCGACCATCAATGCTCACGATGCCAATGGCGCGGCAAGCGCGGCTCACGCCGGCGAACGGACAGGCGCGGTGTCCAGTCCCGACGACGCGTTCACCCAGAATGGTCAGGAGCGCAAGCTCGCTTTTGTCAATGCTCCCATCGATCGCCGCACCACAAGTCCCGACCGTATCGGGCGGGCCGCATCACCCTATGTGGTCCAGGCCGGGGCTGTGATTGCGGGCGCTCTGATCACGGGTATTCGCTCCGACCTGCCGGGCCAGATCACGGCGCAGGTCACCGAGAACGTGTTCGATTCCCCGTCAGGCCGCTTCCTGCTTGTCCCGCAGGGAGCGCGGTTGATTGGGATCTACGACAGCCAGGTGACGGCCGGCCAATCGCGCGTCCTGCTGGTCTGGACCAGGCTGATCATGCCGAATGGCCGTTCAATCGTTCTGGAGCGGCAGCAGGGCGCCGACGCTGCGGGCTATTCAGGTCTCTCAGACGAGGTCGACAATCATGTCAGGCAGCTGGTCGGCGCAGCGCTGCTGTCGACGCTGCTCTCGATGGGAAGCGAGGTCAACGCCGGCGCCAATCAGAACACGAGCAACGCGGGCATCATCCAGGCGCTGCGCCAGGGCTTCGGCAATGCCATGAGCCGCACAGGTCAAGAGCTGGTCGGTCAGCAGATGAACATCCAGCCCACTTTGACGGTGAGGCCGGGCTTCCCGATCCGCGTCATCGTCAATCGTGACCTCGTGCTCGAGCCGTATCAGGGGTAG
- the trbG gene encoding P-type conjugative transfer protein TrbG translates to MSKPTIRVPAGTRMIAAAILVLLCGCTTTRPPKISYDSEAPSLPAPPAVLDGKAPPLHLPPPWKVSLGGKAGAQEDAEPLDRVETANSAARVEPRKKGYFNATQIYAYSPGALYQVYAAPGQITDIMLEEGEQLAASGPVSAGDTVRWVIGDTESGTGERRRVHILVKPTRAAIETNLVVNTDRRTYLLELRAREKPYMPAVGWYYPQNAETRARQLVLRPELPNPALRRFRYRIEGDDPPWKPVNAYDDGRKVYIEFAPGIVQGELPPLFIIGSDGAPEIVNYRALRNTMIVDRLFAAAELRLGGDQQRTVRIVRTDGASL, encoded by the coding sequence ATGAGCAAGCCAACGATCCGGGTGCCTGCAGGGACAAGGATGATTGCAGCCGCCATTCTGGTTCTGCTCTGCGGCTGCACCACGACCCGTCCGCCGAAGATCAGCTATGACAGTGAAGCACCATCATTGCCGGCGCCGCCTGCCGTCCTTGATGGAAAGGCTCCGCCGCTTCATCTTCCGCCGCCCTGGAAGGTGTCCCTTGGTGGCAAGGCGGGTGCCCAGGAAGACGCGGAGCCGCTCGACCGCGTCGAGACGGCCAACAGCGCGGCGCGGGTCGAGCCGCGCAAGAAGGGCTACTTCAACGCGACGCAGATCTACGCCTATAGTCCTGGCGCGCTTTATCAGGTCTATGCGGCGCCCGGGCAGATCACCGACATCATGCTCGAGGAGGGTGAACAGCTCGCGGCATCGGGACCAGTGTCCGCCGGTGACACCGTGCGCTGGGTCATAGGTGATACCGAGAGCGGTACGGGCGAGCGCCGCCGCGTCCACATCCTGGTCAAGCCGACGCGTGCCGCAATCGAGACCAATCTCGTCGTCAACACCGACCGGCGGACCTATCTGCTCGAGCTTCGCGCCAGGGAGAAGCCTTATATGCCGGCCGTGGGCTGGTACTATCCGCAGAATGCCGAGACAAGAGCGCGCCAGCTCGTCTTGAGGCCGGAGCTGCCCAATCCGGCGCTGCGGCGGTTTCGCTATCGCATCGAGGGTGACGATCCGCCATGGAAGCCTGTCAACGCCTATGATGACGGTCGCAAGGTCTATATCGAGTTTGCCCCTGGAATTGTGCAGGGTGAATTACCGCCTTTGTTCATCATCGGGAGCGATGGCGCGCCGGAGATCGTCAACTACCGTGCCTTACGCAACACCATGATCGTCGATCGGCTGTTTGCCGCGGCCGAGTTGCGCCTCGGTGGCGATCAGCAGCGCACGGTCAGGATCGTCAGGACCGACGGAGCCTCTCTGTGA
- the trbF gene encoding conjugal transfer protein TrbF has protein sequence MFKRSSVHYGHTPEPVTPYQKAAQVWDERIGAARVQAKNWRLMAFGCLTLAAGFAGALIWQSTRGTVTPWVVEVGHLGEVQRVAPAVADYMPTDPQVAFHLARFVEDVRGLPADGIVLRQNWLRAYDFTTDRGAAALNDYARSNDPFTKLGKVQVSVEVSSVIRASPDSFRIAWIERRYENGASVATERWSAILTIVLAMPDDADRLRKNPLGVYVHAINWSKELSQ, from the coding sequence ATGTTCAAACGATCATCCGTTCATTACGGCCATACGCCCGAGCCGGTGACGCCCTATCAGAAGGCAGCCCAGGTGTGGGATGAGCGCATCGGCGCTGCACGCGTTCAGGCCAAGAACTGGCGGTTGATGGCGTTCGGTTGCCTCACCCTCGCCGCAGGCTTCGCAGGCGCGCTGATCTGGCAGTCGACCCGCGGCACGGTGACGCCCTGGGTCGTCGAGGTCGGCCATCTCGGCGAGGTCCAGCGGGTGGCGCCTGCGGTCGCCGACTACATGCCGACCGATCCGCAGGTCGCCTTCCATCTCGCGCGGTTCGTCGAGGATGTGAGAGGTCTGCCGGCCGATGGCATCGTACTACGCCAGAATTGGCTGCGCGCCTACGACTTCACCACCGATCGCGGCGCGGCTGCCCTGAATGATTATGCCCGCTCCAATGATCCTTTTACCAAGCTCGGGAAGGTCCAGGTCTCGGTCGAGGTCTCCAGTGTGATCCGCGCCTCGCCGGACAGCTTCCGGATCGCCTGGATCGAGCGTCGCTACGAGAACGGTGCCTCGGTTGCGACCGAACGCTGGAGCGCGATCCTCACCATCGTGCTGGCCATGCCGGACGATGCTGACCGCCTGCGCAAGAACCCGCTGGGTGTCTACGTCCACGCCATCAACTGGTCGAAGGAGCTGTCGCAATGA
- the trbL gene encoding P-type conjugative transfer protein TrbL — MTGTGIIDQFLETFTRTIDSGFGLLGGEVGYLATTLVAIDVTLAALFWAFGGEDDVVARLVKKTLFVGVFAYLIGNWNSLARVVFESFAALGLKASGSALSAADFLRPGRIAQVGLDTGRPLLQAISGLLGYVSFFENFLQIAVLLFAWVVVLLAFFILAIQLFVTLIEFKLTTLAGFVLIPFALFGKTAFAAERVLGNVISSGVKVLLLALISGTGSTLFGELTQVTGGDPPTVESAMALVLAALSLLGLGLFGPGIANGLVSGGPQLGAGSAVGTSLAAGGLVVAGAGMAAGGAGLAGGVISGAGRAVAPLGAVASGAGRVSGASAEATGANASPLRQKVPVDAGGADRQGQMDSSVARSPMWARRMRAAHAVQQGASATAQALRQAERGGQGSAIDLSEENS, encoded by the coding sequence ATGACAGGAACGGGGATCATCGATCAGTTCCTAGAGACCTTTACCCGGACCATCGACAGTGGCTTCGGTCTTCTTGGCGGTGAGGTCGGATATCTCGCAACCACGCTCGTCGCCATCGATGTGACGCTGGCCGCGCTGTTCTGGGCGTTTGGCGGCGAAGACGATGTCGTCGCCCGGCTGGTCAAGAAGACGCTGTTTGTCGGCGTATTTGCCTACCTGATCGGCAACTGGAACAGCCTCGCCCGTGTGGTCTTCGAGAGCTTCGCAGCACTCGGCCTGAAGGCCTCCGGCTCCGCGTTGTCGGCGGCGGACTTCTTGCGGCCGGGCAGAATCGCGCAAGTGGGGCTCGATACAGGGCGGCCACTGCTCCAGGCGATTTCCGGCCTCCTGGGCTATGTGAGCTTCTTCGAAAACTTCCTGCAGATTGCGGTCCTGCTGTTTGCGTGGGTGGTTGTGCTCCTCGCCTTCTTCATTCTGGCCATCCAGCTCTTCGTCACGCTCATCGAGTTCAAGCTCACGACGCTTGCCGGATTTGTTCTCATCCCGTTTGCTCTGTTCGGCAAGACCGCCTTCGCAGCGGAACGTGTGCTCGGCAACGTCATCTCCTCCGGTGTGAAGGTCTTGCTGCTTGCCCTGATCTCAGGAACCGGCTCGACCCTGTTTGGTGAATTGACGCAGGTGACAGGCGGCGATCCTCCGACGGTTGAGAGTGCGATGGCCCTAGTCCTTGCAGCCCTGTCGCTGCTTGGCCTCGGGTTGTTCGGGCCCGGGATCGCCAATGGGCTTGTCAGTGGTGGACCGCAGCTGGGAGCAGGGAGCGCGGTGGGGACGTCGCTCGCCGCGGGGGGGCTCGTCGTGGCCGGCGCCGGCATGGCCGCTGGCGGAGCGGGGCTCGCAGGTGGAGTGATCTCTGGCGCAGGCCGCGCCGTAGCGCCGCTGGGGGCTGTGGCGTCCGGCGCAGGCCGCGTCAGTGGTGCCAGTGCCGAGGCAACTGGAGCGAACGCAAGTCCCCTGCGCCAGAAGGTGCCAGTCGATGCCGGCGGCGCGGACCGGCAGGGCCAGATGGACAGCTCGGTGGCCCGCTCTCCAATGTGGGCGCGGCGCATGAGGGCTGCGCACGCCGTCCAACAGGGGGCATCCGCCACGGCACAAGCCCTTCGCCAAGCCGAGCGCGGCGGTCAGGGAAGCGCGATCGATCTCTCCGAGGAGAATTCCTGA
- the trbJ gene encoding P-type conjugative transfer protein TrbJ encodes MALLILTSAAPVRAQLVVFDPNNYAQNVLTAARELQQINNQILALQNQAQMLINQSRNLVQLPYSSLIQLQQSIQRTQDLLKQAQRLAYDVQQIEQAFKTIYAPAAAGASAADLVSNARTRWQTSVAALEDALKLQAGVVGNLDTVKGQSAALIAASQGAAGALAVTQAGNQILAMQAQQLADLTAVVAAQGRAQGLSMAERAAAQDQAREQLRRFLTQSQMDQPSNVRMFH; translated from the coding sequence ATGGCGCTGCTGATCCTGACTTCGGCGGCTCCGGTGCGGGCTCAGCTCGTCGTCTTCGATCCCAACAACTATGCTCAGAACGTACTGACCGCCGCGCGCGAGCTGCAGCAGATCAACAATCAGATCCTGGCCCTGCAAAACCAAGCCCAGATGCTGATCAATCAGTCGCGCAACCTCGTCCAACTGCCGTATTCGTCACTGATCCAGCTGCAGCAATCGATCCAGCGGACCCAGGATCTGCTGAAGCAGGCCCAGCGCCTGGCCTACGACGTGCAGCAGATCGAGCAGGCGTTCAAGACGATCTACGCGCCGGCAGCTGCTGGCGCCAGCGCCGCCGACCTTGTCAGCAATGCCCGGACCCGCTGGCAGACCTCGGTGGCTGCGCTGGAGGATGCGCTCAAGCTGCAGGCAGGGGTCGTCGGTAATCTCGACACCGTCAAGGGCCAGTCCGCGGCGCTGATAGCTGCGAGCCAAGGGGCCGCCGGCGCGTTGGCCGTCACGCAAGCCGGCAACCAGATCCTGGCGATGCAGGCGCAGCAGCTCGCGGATCTGACGGCCGTCGTGGCCGCCCAGGGACGGGCGCAGGGCCTCTCGATGGCCGAGCGCGCAGCCGCCCAGGATCAGGCACGCGAACAGCTCCGCCGCTTCTTGACGCAGAGTCAGATGGACCAGCCCTCCAACGTACGAATGTTTCACTGA